The following proteins are encoded in a genomic region of Fibrobacter succinogenes:
- a CDS encoding glycosyltransferase: MKVLVAPLDWGLGHATRCVPIIREFLRAGAEVELAVVKANASFYREVFPELRQRLAPSYNIVYPKHGYNMALWLLKNSMHLNAVMRFEHHFAEEMVERYGFDVLFSDNRFAFYSKRAYSIYMTHQRRIAFPKIFSAFERLGVMWHSNVMRKFDEVWVPDLEFFPGYAGSLSHSGATPGNKPMRFVGPLSRFSENAMLVARDKNPPIPKDVDLERDVDLMSVSEFMARTVNEKWNAAEASPKSRDFSRFKVVAVVSGVEPARTQFELQLREALLKIPGRHMMILGKPSAGYKTWTEQNIEFHTHLATAEFADVVQRADYVVSRGGYSTVMDMAELGAKCIFVPTPGQFEQIVLAHDLSKEGYAVEIKAEELSAETLAKAFESCVKMPKWSNPNLLHMAIESVVRKF, translated from the coding sequence TTGAAAGTCCTTGTAGCTCCGCTAGATTGGGGTCTTGGGCACGCAACGCGTTGTGTGCCCATTATCCGCGAGTTCTTGCGGGCAGGAGCCGAGGTGGAACTTGCCGTCGTGAAGGCAAATGCAAGTTTTTACCGTGAGGTGTTCCCGGAACTCAGACAACGTCTTGCTCCGAGCTACAATATCGTGTATCCAAAGCATGGCTATAACATGGCGCTTTGGCTGCTCAAAAACAGTATGCACTTGAATGCCGTGATGCGTTTCGAACATCATTTTGCCGAAGAAATGGTCGAACGTTATGGTTTCGATGTGCTGTTTTCGGATAACCGTTTTGCATTTTATTCGAAAAGAGCGTATAGCATTTACATGACGCACCAGCGCCGGATTGCGTTCCCGAAAATCTTTTCGGCGTTTGAACGCCTTGGTGTCATGTGGCATTCAAATGTGATGCGCAAGTTCGATGAAGTCTGGGTGCCGGACTTGGAATTTTTCCCGGGTTATGCAGGTTCGCTTTCGCATTCTGGTGCAACCCCGGGCAATAAGCCGATGCGTTTCGTTGGGCCGCTCTCAAGATTTTCGGAAAATGCGATGCTTGTAGCGCGCGATAAAAATCCGCCGATTCCAAAGGATGTCGATCTGGAACGCGATGTGGACTTGATGAGCGTGTCTGAATTTATGGCTCGAACGGTCAATGAAAAATGGAATGCCGCTGAGGCCTCGCCGAAGTCGAGAGATTTTTCGAGGTTCAAGGTTGTTGCTGTTGTGTCGGGCGTGGAACCTGCGCGTACGCAATTCGAATTACAACTGCGCGAAGCGCTTTTAAAAATTCCAGGTCGCCACATGATGATTCTCGGGAAGCCTTCAGCAGGGTATAAAACGTGGACCGAACAGAATATCGAGTTCCACACGCATTTGGCAACGGCTGAATTTGCGGATGTCGTGCAACGAGCCGATTATGTGGTCAGTCGAGGCGGCTACAGCACTGTGATGGATATGGCGGAACTCGGTGCAAAATGTATCTTTGTGCCAACTCCGGGGCAGTTTGAACAGATTGTCCTTGCGCATGATTTGTCAAAAGAGGGCTATGCTGTTGAAATCAAGGCGGAAGAGCTTTCTGCCGAAACGCTTGCCAAGGCTTTTGAATCTTGCGTTAAAATGCCAAAATGGAGTAACCCGAACTTGCTCCACATGGCGATTGAAAGTGTTGTTCGAAAATTTTAA
- a CDS encoding NPCBM/NEW2 domain-containing protein, translated as MKPKSLRQSFTEWKNTLQWDKPQNVMLAVTVAVLVSAFFIFNNLSVSYARHWDIEWGYYSILLTFLLLVAGIVVNAPFVAKHVKGFLPSGKCFCGLALLLIMFSVFIFGNIGNTHRVLSDETSWESMGLQMYFQHSGGVCNEGIWTDGVLDCKTEVNNFKGKALGFVYSLVFNFMEPNRDTALMVNYPFYILSLIAFFLALSKWFKSDKLALAATAFLGGMPIYLLQSRSASTEVLYILLLAVLMAWYAFVPTNKVTWKHFLLTVPLLGFFAQTRQETVFAFIPFALYYYRYFLEKPYRLPAFVASVIFVSWPSINTMAAYRGYDFQGGTHAAHSLENLWFNLKTNIEVMMNLKTDSSFGGIMENPFYTTFTVILLLATVWLLFRMFYSRRYIRGFILGITFCLQIFVILLNVSGTFTIDINQRYVLVALPMFALLMALGLYDALVFTTKMKDDAAAKIVASVACLLSVGLMLYHAPSYKSNMLYYKNKLLTEEDFLNTELAKYPKNSVFIYARPWQMLASGHTSFSESSFKSWSTETFVEWMQKSGGNIYLVRGQDGYGKVNRASRVVGFKTTDQIDDILNGFKNERVLMNARDFGYGLAIYKILSKKGISHYAQNFLVTEESNGMIVVNKRFPESIACDYKVNDKDQGEMLVSSNADTLLLDSAKIRTGMNRVVLSCSMPDEDTLVTYRDFFIEGENVALLSRLKMQRFSQEWGEPQMDATVDRHKLMLDGEPFRYGIGSHANSSLVYTLSRSYDWFNAVVGLDDESACGDGAYFAVEADGREIYHSKKLYTTDKERLRLNIKGAKTLNLRVLMGNDKDCDHGDWAHAWLEAEN; from the coding sequence GTGAAGCCGAAATCTTTGCGTCAGTCCTTTACGGAATGGAAGAATACCCTTCAATGGGATAAACCTCAAAATGTCATGTTGGCGGTTACAGTTGCCGTACTCGTATCCGCTTTCTTTATATTCAATAACTTATCCGTGTCTTATGCGCGGCATTGGGACATCGAATGGGGGTATTACTCTATTCTCCTCACGTTCCTTTTGCTTGTGGCGGGTATTGTTGTCAATGCTCCGTTTGTCGCAAAGCATGTGAAAGGGTTCCTGCCTAGCGGAAAATGTTTTTGCGGGCTTGCGCTTTTGCTCATCATGTTCTCGGTGTTCATCTTTGGGAACATCGGTAATACGCATCGCGTCTTGAGCGACGAGACGAGCTGGGAGTCCATGGGGCTCCAGATGTATTTCCAACATTCGGGCGGTGTCTGTAACGAGGGCATCTGGACGGATGGCGTTCTGGATTGCAAGACCGAGGTGAACAACTTCAAGGGCAAGGCTCTTGGATTTGTCTATTCGCTCGTGTTCAACTTCATGGAGCCGAACCGCGATACGGCTTTGATGGTGAACTATCCGTTCTACATTCTGAGCTTGATTGCGTTTTTCCTCGCGCTGAGCAAATGGTTCAAGAGCGATAAGCTTGCACTGGCGGCAACGGCGTTCCTGGGTGGCATGCCGATTTACCTGTTGCAGTCGCGCTCTGCTTCGACCGAAGTTCTTTACATTCTGTTGCTTGCGGTTCTGATGGCATGGTATGCTTTTGTGCCGACGAACAAGGTCACGTGGAAGCATTTCCTTTTGACGGTTCCGCTGCTTGGATTCTTTGCGCAGACTCGCCAAGAAACGGTGTTTGCGTTTATCCCGTTTGCGCTTTACTATTACCGCTATTTCCTTGAAAAGCCTTATCGTTTGCCCGCATTTGTCGCGTCTGTGATTTTTGTGAGCTGGCCTTCGATCAATACGATGGCGGCGTATCGCGGTTACGATTTCCAGGGCGGCACGCATGCGGCTCACTCGCTCGAAAATTTGTGGTTCAACTTGAAGACGAACATCGAAGTCATGATGAACCTCAAAACGGATTCTTCGTTTGGCGGTATCATGGAAAATCCGTTCTACACGACGTTTACCGTGATTTTGCTTTTGGCTACAGTGTGGCTCTTGTTCCGCATGTTCTATTCCCGCCGTTATATTCGCGGGTTCATCTTGGGTATCACGTTCTGCTTGCAGATTTTCGTGATCCTCCTGAACGTGTCCGGTACGTTTACGATTGATATCAACCAGCGCTATGTGCTTGTGGCGCTCCCGATGTTTGCGCTTTTGATGGCGCTAGGCCTTTACGATGCGCTAGTCTTCACGACGAAGATGAAGGACGATGCTGCTGCAAAGATTGTTGCTTCTGTCGCTTGCTTGTTGTCGGTGGGGCTCATGCTTTACCATGCTCCGAGTTACAAGTCGAACATGCTCTATTATAAGAACAAACTCCTCACCGAAGAAGATTTCTTGAATACGGAACTGGCGAAGTATCCGAAAAATTCTGTGTTCATTTACGCAAGGCCTTGGCAGATGCTAGCCTCGGGACATACTTCGTTTAGCGAAAGTTCGTTCAAGAGCTGGAGCACCGAAACGTTTGTTGAATGGATGCAAAAATCGGGCGGGAATATTTATCTCGTGCGCGGTCAGGATGGCTATGGAAAAGTCAACCGTGCAAGTCGTGTGGTGGGCTTCAAGACGACCGACCAGATTGATGATATTCTCAACGGTTTCAAGAATGAACGCGTGTTGATGAACGCTCGCGATTTCGGTTACGGACTTGCTATTTACAAGATCCTTTCGAAGAAGGGCATCTCGCATTACGCACAGAACTTCTTGGTGACCGAAGAATCGAACGGCATGATTGTTGTGAACAAGCGCTTCCCGGAATCGATTGCCTGCGATTACAAGGTGAACGATAAGGACCAGGGCGAAATGCTTGTTTCGAGCAATGCCGATACGTTGCTTCTGGATTCTGCAAAGATTCGCACAGGTATGAACCGCGTGGTATTGAGCTGCTCCATGCCGGACGAAGATACGCTTGTCACATACAGGGATTTCTTTATTGAAGGCGAAAACGTGGCTCTTCTCTCAAGGCTTAAAATGCAGCGTTTTTCCCAGGAATGGGGCGAACCGCAGATGGATGCTACGGTGGACCGCCACAAGTTAATGCTTGATGGTGAACCTTTCCGTTATGGCATTGGTAGCCATGCCAATTCGTCTTTGGTATATACGCTTTCGCGCAGCTACGATTGGTTCAATGCGGTTGTTGGTCTTGATGATGAAAGTGCCTGCGGTGATGGAGCTTACTTTGCTGTCGAAGCGGATGGTCGAGAAATTTACCATTCCAAGAAGCTTTATACGACAGACAAGGAACGCTTGAGACTCAATATCAAGGGCGCAAAAACACTCAATTTGCGTGTGCTGATGGGCAATGATAAAGATTGCGACCATGGTGATTGGGCACACGCTTGGCTAGAGGCTGAAAATTGA
- a CDS encoding chorismate mutase — translation MDINEWRIRIDELNDELMTLLNKRATYAAEIGKIKKQKGLPVFDESRETAVLNGVAEKARKAGGPLSEESFRNIFRVIMEETRKVEE, via the coding sequence ATGGATATTAATGAATGGCGCATTCGCATTGATGAACTGAACGATGAACTGATGACACTCCTCAACAAGAGGGCGACATATGCTGCTGAGATTGGAAAAATCAAGAAGCAGAAGGGCTTGCCGGTGTTTGACGAAAGTCGTGAAACGGCAGTGCTGAACGGGGTTGCCGAAAAGGCTCGAAAGGCTGGTGGCCCGCTCTCCGAAGAATCATTCAGGAACATTTTCCGTGTCATCATGGAAGAAACTCGCAAGGTGGAAGAATAA
- a CDS encoding phosphoribosylaminoimidazolesuccinocarboxamide synthase, translating into MSLKFDTPITEVPLFHQGKVRDMYDLGDSFLMVASDRLSAFDVVLPTPIPGKGKILNQLSLFWFQHLGMKNHLITADVNEYPAVLKKHADYLRGRSMIVKKAHRHSVECIVRGYIVGSGWKDYQKTGKICGHVLPEGLQLCQKLEKPLYTPSTKPDVGHDENISFEQTFDIVGEKVATILRDMSLDIYTKARDYAASKGIILADTKFEFGEIDGETILIDEVLTPDSSRYWPADKYQVGKNQESFDKQYVRDWLETLDWGKTYPGPEIPADVVKNTLAKYEEIFVRLTGKQPEL; encoded by the coding sequence ATGAGCTTAAAATTTGATACTCCCATTACCGAAGTTCCGCTGTTCCACCAGGGCAAAGTACGTGACATGTACGACCTCGGTGACAGCTTCCTGATGGTCGCCAGCGACCGTCTTTCCGCTTTTGACGTGGTGCTTCCCACCCCGATTCCTGGTAAGGGCAAAATCCTCAACCAGCTTTCGCTGTTCTGGTTCCAGCACCTCGGTATGAAGAACCACCTCATCACCGCCGACGTAAACGAATACCCGGCAGTTTTGAAGAAGCACGCCGACTACCTCCGCGGCCGTTCCATGATCGTGAAGAAGGCTCACCGCCATTCCGTCGAATGCATCGTTCGCGGTTACATCGTCGGTTCTGGTTGGAAGGACTACCAGAAGACCGGTAAGATCTGCGGCCATGTTCTCCCCGAAGGCCTGCAGCTCTGCCAGAAGCTCGAAAAGCCGCTCTACACGCCGAGCACCAAGCCCGACGTTGGCCACGACGAAAACATCAGCTTCGAACAGACTTTCGACATCGTTGGCGAAAAGGTTGCAACGATTCTCCGCGACATGTCCCTCGACATCTACACGAAGGCCCGCGACTACGCAGCAAGCAAGGGCATCATCCTTGCCGACACCAAGTTCGAATTCGGTGAAATTGATGGCGAAACCATCCTCATCGATGAAGTGCTGACTCCGGACTCCAGCCGTTACTGGCCGGCAGACAAGTACCAGGTGGGCAAGAACCAGGAAAGTTTCGACAAGCAGTACGTTCGCGACTGGCTGGAAACTCTCGACTGGGGCAAGACCTATCCGGGTCCGGAAATTCCGGCAGACGTCGTGAAGAACACGCTCGCGAAGTACGAAGAAATCTTCGTGCGCCTCACCGGCAAGCAACCGGAACTGTAA
- a CDS encoding NAD(+)/NADH kinase, which yields MNKSFSNIGIVGFKDKSADLACALKQISAWALEHPQVKFYALDSLKELVKKPIRVVKESALQKTDLLIAVGGDGTVLTAAHMALGHNIPILGVNAGRVGFLAESRVEGLTKTLDSLIAGDFSTRERMMIEAAVYHGKKCIAKQTVLNEVHVRARAPERMVNVNVAYNDTCLTEYWADSILVSTPTGSTAYNLAAGGPIIHPSTPAVVLTPVAPSSLSVRPLVLSLTDKKLRLASAVNCSIDLVFDGRITLEMKPDEYVMLSESKLVTTFIRMRHTGFVGALREKLGWTGKPRSA from the coding sequence ATGAATAAGTCTTTCAGCAACATTGGGATTGTCGGGTTTAAGGACAAAAGTGCCGATTTGGCTTGTGCCTTGAAGCAGATTTCTGCTTGGGCGCTCGAACATCCGCAGGTAAAGTTTTACGCTCTCGATTCCTTGAAGGAACTCGTGAAAAAGCCAATTCGTGTTGTGAAAGAATCTGCGTTGCAGAAGACCGATTTGCTGATTGCTGTTGGCGGTGACGGCACGGTGCTTACGGCAGCGCATATGGCGCTTGGCCACAACATCCCGATTCTCGGCGTGAATGCGGGCCGTGTCGGTTTCTTGGCGGAATCGCGCGTGGAAGGCTTGACCAAGACGCTCGATAGCTTGATTGCAGGTGATTTTTCGACGCGTGAACGCATGATGATTGAAGCTGCTGTTTATCACGGAAAAAAGTGCATAGCAAAGCAAACGGTGCTGAATGAAGTCCACGTACGTGCGCGTGCTCCCGAACGCATGGTGAACGTGAATGTCGCTTATAATGATACGTGCCTGACAGAATACTGGGCGGATTCGATTCTCGTTTCGACACCGACAGGTTCTACCGCTTACAATTTGGCGGCTGGCGGTCCAATTATCCACCCTTCGACTCCGGCGGTGGTGCTTACGCCTGTGGCGCCGAGCAGCCTTTCGGTGCGCCCGCTTGTGCTTTCGTTGACGGATAAAAAATTGCGTTTGGCATCGGCGGTAAATTGCTCGATTGACCTTGTTTTTGATGGGCGCATAACGCTCGAAATGAAACCGGACGAATATGTAATGTTGTCTGAAAGTAAGCTTGTGACGACTTTTATTCGCATGCGCCATACGGGTTTCGTGGGAGCTCTTCGCGAAAAATTGGGCTGGACGGGAAAACCTCGCTCTGCTTAA
- a CDS encoding prephenate dehydrogenase/arogenate dehydrogenase family protein, with protein sequence MADGFSGRLSFRRITMVGFGLLASSVAAAIKQAKLPTIIRAVSSPATLKRARELELADEFFEYDETEKWAKDSDLILLCAPIIHILKMIDALGRVSWAGTNGSENREILVSDIGSTKVEICKAGMRLPAPFRFVGSHPMAGSEKRTCEYNDPAIFENAYWFVCPPNGTPESVYAPLLELVHFVGANPVVFPPEHHDRTMAWVSHMPQMLSSTLAGNLPERLLAHNYQHFAGRAFRDMTRIAASGWGMWHDIAVTNRDETTRALCEVRDGLTKTIMAMKRLNVVKDGKPASGNFENDEDSVAADNSQALADIFKAGNDGRASLFAPGRNNTNSFYEITVQLKDKPGALLSVMQPLAEEGINIRDIELMKVRENVAGTLLLAFKTEEEAARAVKTLQYLEYEVKERR encoded by the coding sequence ATGGCTGATGGTTTTAGTGGGCGACTTTCTTTTCGCCGCATTACTATGGTGGGCTTTGGCCTGCTCGCAAGTTCCGTTGCCGCTGCAATCAAGCAGGCTAAACTCCCGACGATTATCCGCGCGGTGAGTTCGCCTGCAACGCTTAAGCGCGCTCGTGAGCTTGAACTTGCTGATGAATTTTTCGAGTATGATGAAACTGAAAAGTGGGCGAAGGATAGCGACCTGATTTTGCTTTGCGCTCCGATTATCCACATCCTAAAGATGATTGATGCGCTGGGGCGTGTTTCGTGGGCTGGCACTAATGGCTCTGAGAATCGTGAAATTTTGGTGAGCGATATCGGCTCGACGAAGGTTGAAATTTGCAAGGCGGGGATGCGCTTGCCGGCTCCGTTCCGTTTTGTCGGTAGTCACCCGATGGCGGGTTCCGAAAAACGTACTTGCGAGTACAACGATCCTGCTATTTTTGAAAATGCGTATTGGTTTGTTTGCCCGCCAAATGGAACGCCTGAATCTGTTTATGCGCCGCTGTTAGAGCTGGTTCATTTTGTGGGCGCAAATCCGGTGGTGTTCCCGCCGGAACATCACGACCGCACGATGGCGTGGGTGAGTCACATGCCGCAAATGCTGAGTTCGACGCTGGCAGGCAACTTGCCGGAGCGTTTGCTTGCGCACAATTACCAGCATTTTGCGGGCCGCGCTTTCCGCGATATGACGCGTATTGCCGCTTCGGGCTGGGGAATGTGGCACGATATTGCCGTGACTAATCGCGACGAGACGACTCGTGCTCTTTGTGAAGTGCGTGACGGGCTGACCAAGACGATCATGGCGATGAAGCGCCTTAACGTTGTGAAGGACGGTAAGCCGGCTTCTGGCAATTTTGAAAATGACGAGGATAGCGTGGCGGCGGATAATTCCCAGGCGCTTGCCGATATTTTCAAGGCGGGTAACGATGGCCGTGCGAGCTTGTTTGCGCCGGGGCGCAATAACACGAACTCGTTCTACGAAATTACGGTCCAGCTCAAGGATAAGCCGGGCGCTCTGTTGAGCGTGATGCAGCCGCTTGCCGAAGAAGGTATTAACATTCGCGATATTGAACTGATGAAGGTTCGCGAGAATGTGGCGGGCACGCTTTTGCTTGCGTTCAAGACCGAAGAAGAGGCCGCGCGCGCAGTAAAGACTTTGCAATACTTGGAATACGAAGTTAAAGAAAGACGTTAA
- a CDS encoding tyrosine-protein phosphatase yields the protein MANVLKFECIDNARQLGGIVAGGRHVKENMLFRSGNLSLATENDLHRLRDEFGIRLVIDLRSDFEYMRKQDKLLDGMSMVSIPVLDELLRNSALKKEQITPAKGEGMMELLFKVAGYPWATKLKDVLYSYFAEGDYAHRQFGEFFKIVLAQKGAPILWHCTSGKDRAGFGSVLMLAALGADDNAILDDYTESENSYRKQLEVMTAKGRESGMTDAQLDVLHFLVSVKREYMETPVKLINEKYGSLLNFIRQKIGVSQDEIDMLRKYYLE from the coding sequence ATGGCAAATGTTCTAAAGTTTGAATGCATTGATAATGCTCGACAGCTCGGCGGAATCGTCGCGGGCGGCCGCCATGTCAAAGAAAACATGCTTTTCCGCAGTGGAAATTTGTCGCTAGCGACCGAAAACGATTTGCATCGTTTGCGCGACGAGTTTGGTATTCGTTTGGTTATAGACTTGCGCTCAGACTTTGAATATATGCGCAAACAAGACAAACTTCTCGATGGAATGTCGATGGTCTCGATTCCTGTTTTAGACGAATTGCTGCGCAATAGTGCGCTGAAAAAGGAACAGATTACGCCCGCGAAAGGAGAGGGGATGATGGAGCTCCTTTTTAAAGTTGCGGGCTACCCGTGGGCCACTAAGTTAAAGGATGTACTTTATAGTTACTTTGCTGAAGGCGACTATGCGCATCGCCAGTTTGGCGAGTTCTTTAAGATTGTTCTTGCGCAAAAGGGTGCGCCAATTCTGTGGCATTGCACTTCGGGCAAGGACCGTGCCGGCTTTGGATCGGTGTTGATGCTCGCTGCGCTTGGCGCCGACGATAACGCTATTTTAGACGATTACACGGAATCTGAAAACTCGTACCGCAAACAGCTCGAAGTGATGACTGCGAAAGGCCGCGAATCCGGAATGACGGATGCGCAATTGGACGTGCTGCATTTCTTGGTGAGCGTCAAGCGCGAGTATATGGAAACTCCGGTAAAGCTCATCAACGAGAAATATGGTTCGCTATTGAATTTTATCCGGCAAAAAATAGGCGTATCGCAGGATGAAATTGATATGCTTCGAAAATACTACCTGGAGTAG
- a CDS encoding TIGR04133 family radical SAM/SPASM protein has product MKLSLKKKLALEAYRLYRHNEIKAHPLTYFFWECTLRCNLHCLHCGSDCVKDAIPDMPREDFMGVLDKLAPHIDPKHFIVVITGGEPLMRPDLEECGQEIKKRGYPWGMVTNGLAMTPERYTKLLNAGLRSLTVSLDGLEANHNHFRGDPHSFERALRTIDMAAHTEGLTFDVMTCVNRENLKELPKILDLLLKIGVKRWRVATVFPKGRAKDNPLFQLTNQEFRQVFDFIREVKKLNVISVNYGCEGFLGSYEKDARNYPFFCRAGVNVSSVLCDGSISACPSLRGDYIQGNIYKDDLWDVWQNRYQVMRDRSWAKLGDCKTCKYWRYCEGSSLHLRDEKTKELAYCHVKRLEAAGA; this is encoded by the coding sequence ATGAAACTTTCTCTTAAGAAAAAACTCGCTCTCGAAGCTTATCGCCTTTACCGCCATAACGAAATCAAGGCTCACCCGCTCACTTACTTTTTCTGGGAATGCACGCTCCGCTGCAATTTGCACTGCCTGCACTGCGGTAGCGACTGCGTCAAGGACGCCATTCCCGATATGCCCCGCGAAGATTTTATGGGAGTGCTCGACAAGCTTGCCCCGCATATTGATCCGAAGCACTTTATCGTGGTGATTACCGGCGGCGAACCGCTCATGCGCCCCGACCTTGAAGAATGCGGCCAAGAAATCAAGAAACGCGGTTACCCCTGGGGCATGGTCACAAACGGACTTGCCATGACGCCAGAACGCTATACAAAACTTTTGAACGCAGGGCTCCGCTCGCTTACCGTGAGCCTTGACGGGCTCGAAGCGAACCACAACCATTTCCGTGGCGATCCGCATAGCTTTGAACGCGCGCTCCGTACCATCGACATGGCCGCCCACACCGAAGGCCTCACCTTCGATGTGATGACCTGCGTGAACCGCGAAAACTTGAAAGAACTCCCGAAAATCTTAGACTTGCTTTTGAAAATTGGCGTCAAACGCTGGCGCGTTGCAACGGTGTTCCCGAAGGGCCGTGCCAAAGACAATCCGCTGTTCCAGCTCACGAACCAGGAATTCCGCCAGGTGTTCGACTTCATCCGCGAAGTGAAAAAGCTGAATGTCATCAGCGTGAACTACGGCTGCGAAGGCTTCCTCGGCAGTTACGAGAAAGACGCCCGCAACTACCCGTTCTTCTGCCGCGCCGGCGTAAACGTCTCTTCCGTGCTTTGCGATGGAAGCATCTCAGCATGCCCGAGCTTACGCGGCGACTACATCCAAGGCAATATCTATAAAGACGACCTGTGGGACGTGTGGCAAAACCGCTACCAAGTCATGCGCGACCGCAGTTGGGCTAAGCTTGGCGACTGCAAGACCTGTAAATACTGGCGCTACTGCGAAGGCTCCAGCCTCCATTTACGTGATGAGAAGACAAAAGAACTTGCATACTGCCATGTGAAAAGACTAGAAGCTGCTGGAGCATAA
- a CDS encoding 3-phosphoshikimate 1-carboxyvinyltransferase, with the protein MMEFLMNPDRERMNLTLVMALLVNGRTVLEDFAWASGSERYAEALKEFGLSYELQGHQLVLNGKGFQYPVPTMLPIKFNEADNVMLWTLASKDDEQLYTFAAEVDDAGIARVNNAKETVQKYFKIKVQKDEPAKFVFNFLRDELNVKKDSLGNVSYAMRNRLLLRALIRNEYLNFEEKSTVHDQWTKMLIYFGAAVKYEGRGMEQLSEFERRLMIAQGKKIERTQFTELSETKVITAREYYVPGDTTEATAFAVLATVGNMPKDNVIKLLNVDLNSSRAGALTCLKRMGANVETVSRREKYGDVFGDVEIKPLASGKRLQGRRFSEDVIATALEEYPLLAVAACYAEGETILRVPKEVRVEMRPKNEVLAVNLRKTGAEVGVYDDGLVIRGLETIVNGSDFDGGESAQMGLALSVLSLALQNDEVVENFDKVEAMFPGVYEKLKNVLVAENAEKKE; encoded by the coding sequence ATGATGGAATTCTTGATGAACCCCGACCGAGAACGGATGAATTTGACACTGGTGATGGCGCTTCTTGTGAATGGTCGTACCGTGCTAGAAGATTTCGCGTGGGCGAGTGGCAGTGAACGCTACGCCGAGGCTCTTAAGGAATTTGGGTTGTCTTATGAATTGCAGGGACACCAACTGGTGCTTAACGGCAAGGGCTTTCAGTATCCTGTGCCGACGATGCTCCCGATTAAGTTTAACGAAGCTGATAATGTAATGCTATGGACGCTTGCAAGCAAGGACGATGAACAACTTTATACGTTTGCTGCCGAAGTGGACGATGCAGGGATTGCCCGCGTGAATAACGCAAAGGAAACTGTCCAGAAGTATTTCAAGATTAAGGTGCAAAAAGATGAACCTGCAAAGTTTGTCTTTAATTTTTTGCGCGATGAACTGAATGTCAAGAAAGATTCGCTCGGGAATGTTTCGTATGCGATGCGCAATAGGCTTTTGCTCCGTGCGCTGATTCGCAATGAATATTTGAATTTCGAAGAAAAATCGACGGTGCATGACCAGTGGACGAAAATGCTCATTTACTTTGGCGCGGCGGTAAAGTACGAAGGCCGTGGCATGGAGCAGCTGAGTGAATTTGAACGCCGCTTGATGATTGCTCAAGGCAAGAAAATTGAACGCACTCAGTTCACGGAGCTTTCGGAAACGAAGGTGATTACGGCGCGTGAGTATTATGTGCCGGGCGATACGACCGAAGCGACTGCTTTTGCAGTCTTGGCGACGGTTGGCAATATGCCCAAGGACAACGTCATCAAGCTTTTGAATGTTGATTTGAACAGTAGCCGCGCAGGTGCGCTCACATGCCTCAAGCGCATGGGCGCCAATGTGGAAACGGTGAGCCGTCGTGAAAAGTATGGCGATGTTTTTGGCGATGTCGAAATCAAACCGCTTGCTTCTGGAAAGCGATTGCAAGGTCGCCGCTTTAGCGAAGACGTGATTGCAACGGCACTTGAAGAATACCCGCTGTTGGCTGTGGCGGCTTGCTACGCCGAAGGCGAGACGATTTTGCGAGTGCCTAAAGAAGTTCGCGTTGAAATGCGCCCGAAGAATGAAGTGTTGGCGGTGAACTTGCGCAAGACCGGTGCCGAAGTCGGCGTTTACGATGATGGCCTTGTCATTCGCGGTTTGGAAACGATTGTGAACGGTAGCGATTTTGACGGTGGGGAATCGGCGCAGATGGGGCTTGCCTTGAGCGTACTTTCGCTTGCGCTTCAGAACGATGAAGTAGTTGAAAACTTTGACAAAGTAGAAGCGATGTTCCCGGGCGTTTATGAAAAATTGAAAAACGTGCTAGTGGCCGAAAATGCCGAGAAAAAGGAATAA